The following coding sequences are from one Panicum hallii strain FIL2 chromosome 5, PHallii_v3.1, whole genome shotgun sequence window:
- the LOC112895482 gene encoding uncharacterized protein LOC112895482: MGFPSCPSSTTVAARARKRKVSDALDNRKWVSDIKGALTVTVLTEYIHLWELLSTVVLQQDVEDSHVWQFSTCGQYTTRSAYKALFIGAVQFKPWERIWKSWAPGKCKFFMWTVAHKRCWTADWLARKGLPHPATYPLCDQTQETVDHLLASCVFARQMWFTMLQKFGLQVLAPDLDDEIFEDWWANASASVAGQSKRD; this comes from the exons ATGGGCTTTCCTTCCTGTCCAAGCTCCACCACAG TTGCTGCCAGAGCAAGGAAGAGGAAGGTGTCTGATGCTCTAGACAATAGAAAATGGGTATCTGATATAAAAGGAGCACTCACAGTAACTGTTCTGACTGAATATATTCATCTGTGGGAGTTACTTTCAACTGTGGTGCTGCAGCAAGATGTAGAAGATTCCCATGTTTGGCAATTCTCCACCTGTGGCCAGTACACCACAAGATCTGCTTACAAAGCTCTATTCATTGGAGCTGTTCAGTTTAAACCCTGGGAGAGAATTTGGAAGAGTTGGGCACCTGGAAAATGTAAGTTTTTTATGTGGACAGTAGCACACAAAAGATGTTGGACAGCAGACTGGCTGGCAAGAAAAGGGCTACCACATCCTGCTACCTACCCACTTTGTGACCAGACTCAGGAAACAGTCGATCATCTCCTGGCCTCATGTGTCTTTGCCCGCCAGATGTGGTTCACCATGCTGCAGAAATTTGGCCTGCAAGTGTTGGCTCCAGACCTTGATGATGAAATTTTTGAGGATTGGTGGGCCAATGCAAGTGCAAGTGTCGCTGGTCAGTCCAAAAGGGATTGA
- the LOC112894550 gene encoding ras-related protein RIC1 gives MNPEYDYLFKLLLIGDSGVGKSCLLLRFADDSYLESYISTIGVDFKIRTVEQDGKTIKLQIWDTAGQERFRTITSSYYRGAHGIIVVYDVTDQESFNNVKQWLNEIDRYASENVNKLLVGNKCDLAENRVVSYEAGKALADEIGIPFLETSAKDATNVEKAFMTMAGEIKNRMASQPAASGASRPATVQMRGQPVAQQSSCCS, from the exons ATGAACCCCGAGTA TGACTACCTCTTCAAGCTGCTCCTCATCGGGGACTCGGGCGTCGGAAAGTCTTGCCTGCTGCTGAGGTTTGCG GATGATTCATATCTGGAAAGCTATATCAGTACCATTGGTGTTGATTTT AAAATCCGTACTGTTGAGCAAGATGGGAAGACAATAAAGCTGCAGATT TGGGACACTGCTGGCCAAGAGCGCTTTAGGACCATCACAAGCAGCTACTACCGTGGAGCTCATGGCATCATT GTCGTGTATGATGTGACTGACCAGGAGAGCTTCAACAATGTCAAGCAGTGGCTGAATGAAATTGACAGGTACGCCAGTGAAAATGTGAACAAGCTTTTGGTGGGAAACAAGTGCGACCTGGCTGAGAACAGAGTAGTTTCTTATGAGGCTGGCAAG GCCCTTGCTGATGAGATAGGGATACCGTTCCTGGAGACTAGTGCCAAGGATGCAACAAATGTGGAGAAGGCATTCATGACCATGGCAGGAGAGATAAAGAACAG GATGGCAAGTCAACCAGCTGCAAGTGGCGCTAGCAGGCCTGCAACGGTGCAAATGCGGGGTCAGCCTGTTGCTCAGCAAAGCAGCTGCTGCTCTTGA
- the LOC112893954 gene encoding uncharacterized protein At1g51745-like — protein MGSCAGEEEWPGGVTGADAEVGALVWVRRRNGSWWPGRILGMDELPENIVIPPRSAGTPIKLLGRPDGSIDWYNLEKSKRVKSFRCGEYDECIEKAKALARQQKRTQTEGRYVRREDAIIHALEIERSRFPNNCDDLEEDTDDDVCASQNIYSAKSKNINGLNKKSSNGARSLYDIEESSGQDMSQALTMYKQPQNLSSSSTRYASSKKKKRKGRKDFEDDTVQGIQRMRDLREIGTNNVTNQKSGAGIFSDVPLLESGSSFGYDLSSANGIKKGKQSHSSIKKKRSNIGQSYENSRKKDRHHRPLSKLCEDSEVSGTYYHWDPSGQSSSQYPGGQMPKMFEPSKAKTIFSTDVNNCSNSSGTSSLETLLDTSHNNHKDSAKAVTVKDAEAPCTTRFRDEDCSDGDASFHDVLEEGHFDTYGSCMSTKDQISEPNNQTTDCGIVGTSSTRHHRNSKKKNISSATLIPKESHKKDNNSLLQQYEGTIKLDGGVFRPTELEDNLQHATPEHEESSETISNHSNSEKGTTSFPYYVPLQVLPPPEQQPDLKPPRCPVTRPPTKRAHADYRLYDVELTVQRSYKGHPVPLVSLMSKWTGQQIVGYPATVEVLEDSCPAASRDEHRPAMGSLDSLLKSRLTEPRQARSSHASRSKSKSSGRKKASEHDLDKSWRPHTKKPASSPRKMRRLSSFAGSRRESGDRKPVVAKTGGPTVACVPLRLVFSRINEALSFPVRQENPT, from the exons TGACTGGTATAATCTTGAGAAGTCTAAGCGTGTGAAGTCATTTCGGTGTGGAGAATATGATGAATGTATAGAAAAAGCCAAGGCTCTAGCTCGCCAGCAAAAGAGGACACAGACTGAAGGGAGGTATGTTCGCAGAGAGGATGCTATTATCCATGCCCTTGAAATTGAAAGGTCCCGATTTCCAAATAACTGTGATGATCTTGAAGAGGACACCGATGATGATGTGTGTGCATCCCAGAATATCTATTCTGCAAAATCTAAAAACATAAATGGGCTCAACAAAAAATCTTCTAATGGGGCAAGGAGTCTGTATGATATAGAAGAGAGTTCAGGTCAAGATATGTCTCAAGCCTTGACAATGTACAAGCAGCCACAAAATTTATCCTCTTCAAGCACTAGGTATGCATCATCAAAAAAGAAGAAGCGTAAAGGACGTAAAGATTTTGAGGATGATACAGTTCAAGGAATCCAGCGTATGCGAGATCTAAGGGAGATTGGAACAAATAATGTTACCAATCAGAAGTCTGGTGCAGGCATATTTTCAGATGTACCTCTTCTTGAAAGTGGATCAAGCTTTGGCTATGATTTGTCCAGTGCCAATGGGATAAAAAAGGGTAAGCAATCTCATTCATCAATTAAAAAGAAACGCTCCAATATTGGGCAATCCTATGAAAATTCGAGGAAGAAAGATAGGCATCATCGTCCTCTATCAAAGTTATGTGAAGATTCAGAAGTGTCTGGAACATATTATCACTGGGACCCTTCAGGCCAGTCTTCTAGTCAGTACCCGGGAGGTCAGATGCCTAAAATGTTTGAACCAAGTAAGGCAAAAACTATTTTTTCAACAGATGTAAATAACTGTTCCAACAGCTCAGGCACTTCAAGTTTGGAGACGTTATTAGATACATCACACAACAACCACAAAGATTCTGCTAAGGCTGTTACAGTAAAGGATGCTGAGGCCCCATGCACAACTAGATTTCGCGATGAGGACTGCTCTGATGGTGATGCATCTTTTCATGATGTTCTGGAGGAAG GCCATTTTGATACTTATGGATCTTGTATGTCCACAAAGGATCAAATTTCAGAGCCAAATAATCAAACTACTGACTGTGGCATAGTTGGCACATCTTCAACTCGGCATCATAGAAATTCAAAGAAGAAAAACATAAGCTCTGCTACTCTGATACCTAAAGAAAGCCACAAGAAGGATAATAATTCACTGCTTCAGCAGTATGAAGGGACAATAAAATTGGACGGTGGTGTCTTTAGGCCTACTGAACTTGAGGATAATTTACAACATGCGACTCCTGAGCATGAAGAGTCCTCTGAAACTATAAGCAACCATTCAAACTCTGAGAAGGGTACAACATCATTCCCATATTATGTTCCGCTGCAAGTACTACCACCGCCTGAACAGCAGCCTGATCTGAAACCTCCAAGATGCCCTGTAACGAGGCCACCAACCAAGAGAGCACATGCAGACTATAGATTATATGATGTTGAGCTGACTGTCCAAAGAAGCTACAAGGGTCATCCCGTGCCCCTTGTTTCCCTCATGAGTAAATGGACAGGTCAACAAATTGTGGGGTACCCTGCCACTGTGGAGGTTTTGGAGGATAGTTGTCCGGCAGCAAGTAGAGATGAGCACCGCCCGGCAATGGGCAGTCTTGATTCTTTACTAAAGAGCAGACTTACAGAGCCGCGGCAAGCAAGATCTTCACATGCATCACGATCAAAATCTAAGTCTAGTGGTCGTAAAAAGGCCTCGGAGCACGACTTGGACAAGTCCTGGCGGCCTCACACCAAGAAACCAGCATCTTCGCCGAGGAAAATGCGGAGGCTCTCATCTTTCGCTGGCAGCCGGAGGGAGAGCGGAGACAGAAAGCCTGTGGTTGCGAAAACTGGTGGACCTACTGTCGCGTGCGTCCCACTTCGGCTTGTTTTCAGTAGGATCAACGAAGCACTAAGCTTCCCAGTGAGACAAGAAAACCCCACCTGA